The Primulina huaijiensis isolate GDHJ02 chromosome 12, ASM1229523v2, whole genome shotgun sequence genome has a window encoding:
- the LOC140989392 gene encoding zinc finger BED domain-containing protein DAYSLEEPER-like, whose amino-acid sequence MGHGVGLGSNISDPSGYGAGHEFYNTRPIYVDINDKFDKYWDNCHIMMRVANVLDPIYKMKFVEFYFPLIYDEISQSKIDEVRQNCCDLLVDYQSKTKKSLENSGGSGIDGTSSVSNIDASDINILDMYDKFVASSSSQAASKALTELDMYLEETVLPRTQHFDILSWWKASGVKYPNLHKMAKDILDIHVSTVASESTFAIVEE is encoded by the coding sequence atgggtcatggggTGGGTCTCGGGTCCAATATTTCAGACCCATCtgggtatggggcgggtcatGAGTTCTATAATACCCGccccatatatgtggatataaatgataaatttgataaatattgggATAATTGTCATATTATGATGAGGGTTGCTAATGTATTGGATCCTATATATAAGATGAagtttgttgaattttattttccccTAATTTATGATGAAATATCACAATCTAAAATTGATGAAGTTCGACAAAATTGTTGTGATTTATTGGTGGATTACCAATCCAAGACAAAAAAATCATTGGAAAATAGTGGTGGTTCAGGGATTGATGGGACTTCGTCTGTTTCTAATATTGATGCatctgatattaatattttagatatgtATGATAAATTTGTGGCTTCAAGTTCAAGCCAAGCTGCGTCAAAAGCCCTAACCGAGTTGGATATGTATTTGGAAGAAACTGTCTTGCCACGAACTCAACATTTTGATATTCTTAGTTGGTGGAAGGCGAGTGGGGTCAAATATCCAAATTTACATAAAATGGCAAAGGATATTTTAGATATTCATGTGTCAACTGTTGCATCTGAATCTACTTTTGCAATAGTGGAAGAATAG